The Streptomyces phaeolivaceus genome has a window encoding:
- a CDS encoding DUF317 domain-containing protein, with translation MPDTNEIYGDVYVSPRHLASTTGTGDPALAPLLGLGWDLRYDEDSNVYLSAPDRRVRLGYLPEGEDDGLWRINAYKDSFGTPAWGVCFNDRVPTEFVQAFTTVLATAYEQGPDTYLARPVSGTDEHDPFLAVVPLLKQGWEIDRPRWGVFAVQAPDGHAGMEFTTGDLDPETELTTRDARWQLWAGKSIDQPVWYATASTDTPVALLTAVTECVADPAPLPRWREETFSYIKGMAQLTPILPPGPPAPTPLDVQRALSSRPAALPAASVPRWSTTSRPALPGPRR, from the coding sequence GTGCCCGACACCAATGAGATCTACGGCGACGTCTACGTCTCCCCGCGCCATCTCGCCTCCACCACCGGGACTGGCGACCCCGCTCTCGCCCCGCTGCTCGGCCTCGGCTGGGACCTTCGGTACGACGAGGACTCCAACGTGTACCTGAGCGCTCCCGACCGGCGCGTTCGCCTGGGCTACCTGCCCGAGGGTGAGGACGACGGGCTGTGGCGTATCAACGCCTACAAGGACTCGTTCGGCACGCCGGCGTGGGGCGTCTGTTTCAACGACCGCGTCCCCACCGAGTTCGTCCAGGCGTTCACCACCGTCCTCGCCACGGCGTACGAGCAGGGTCCGGACACCTACCTCGCCCGGCCGGTCTCCGGGACCGACGAGCACGACCCCTTCCTCGCCGTCGTCCCGCTCCTGAAACAGGGCTGGGAGATCGACCGTCCGCGCTGGGGCGTCTTCGCGGTCCAGGCCCCGGACGGACACGCCGGAATGGAGTTCACCACCGGCGACCTCGATCCGGAAACCGAACTGACCACACGTGACGCCCGCTGGCAGCTGTGGGCGGGCAAGTCCATCGACCAGCCCGTCTGGTACGCCACGGCCAGCACCGACACGCCCGTCGCCCTGCTCACCGCCGTCACCGAGTGCGTCGCCGATCCGGCTCCGCTGCCCCGGTGGCGCGAGGAGACCTTCAGCTACATCAAGGGCATGGCCCAGCTCACCCCGATCCTTCCACCCGGACCGCCGGCCCCCACCCCGCTCGACGTGCAGCGGGCACTCTCGTCCCGCCCGGCCGCGCTCCCCGCGGCCAGCGTCCCGCGCTGGAGCACCACCAGCCGACCGGCCCTGCCCGGTCCACGCCGATAG
- a CDS encoding HAD family hydrolase, with product MTSTSVSPNGVDALILDYNGVLGLQPGTAMWTRLADLAEWPDRHLPSFQDAFWAPRNAYDAGELSDLAYWAKVLGHHPGPRWLRTLRDADTAMWTRTDPRVLDILYRARAAGLTMVLLSNAPAHLSNVLDATDWRRELMDDALYSARLGRCKPDPAAYEHALAATGIVDPARVLFVDDREDNCQAAAELGLRTLHYTGQPTDLEEQLLPAPVNNHCA from the coding sequence TTGACCAGCACATCTGTCTCCCCGAACGGTGTGGACGCCCTGATCCTCGACTACAACGGGGTTTTGGGCCTGCAGCCCGGCACCGCTATGTGGACCCGTCTCGCCGACCTCGCCGAGTGGCCCGACCGGCATCTCCCCTCTTTCCAGGACGCCTTCTGGGCTCCCCGCAACGCGTACGACGCAGGGGAACTGAGCGATCTGGCCTACTGGGCCAAGGTGCTCGGACACCACCCCGGCCCGCGGTGGCTGCGCACCCTGCGCGATGCCGACACCGCCATGTGGACCCGCACCGACCCGCGCGTCCTCGACATCCTGTACCGCGCCCGGGCCGCGGGGCTGACGATGGTGCTGCTCTCCAACGCCCCGGCCCACCTCAGCAACGTCCTGGACGCCACCGACTGGCGGCGCGAGCTGATGGATGACGCCCTGTACTCCGCCCGCCTGGGCCGGTGCAAGCCCGACCCGGCCGCGTACGAACACGCCCTGGCCGCCACCGGCATCGTCGACCCAGCACGCGTGCTGTTCGTCGACGACCGCGAAGACAACTGCCAGGCCGCCGCCGAACTGGGCCTGCGCACCCTGCACTACACCGGCCAACCCACAGATCTGGAAGAGCAGTTGCTGCCCGCCCCGGTCAACAACCACTGCGCCTGA
- a CDS encoding MFS transporter, whose protein sequence is MRQTAAPELVRSRRLLTGYFAGLGVVMAVWGARMPAVQNAAEVSTAGLALVLLAAAFGMVGGLQAGGRLASPARLPVLLTGGAVALAACLALLGFCRSLESLLAAAFAFGVAHGVLDVAANSAAVRCQDAHGRPIMGRLHASYSLGALLGAALAAATAHTSHTVLFAAVAACAAAAAGATTRLTRTVASPALEPVHHGGALGSDGQRGLSRRRLWLLGALAAATLLGEGAAADWAAVHLHDLGATAATSAAAYAAYSAAMAAGRLAGDRLTARFGAIGVVRTGAALAALGLATGLAGSTIAFALLGWTAFGLGLSITIPSLITAAGIGGPRAVATVAVTGYVGLLAGPALIGALATVTALPIALLLPALLAGAVAALTPKALEKLTP, encoded by the coding sequence GTGAGGCAGACCGCGGCGCCCGAGCTGGTGCGCAGCCGCCGCCTGCTGACCGGGTACTTCGCCGGCCTGGGTGTGGTGATGGCCGTCTGGGGCGCGCGCATGCCCGCAGTTCAGAACGCCGCCGAGGTGAGTACCGCTGGGCTTGCCCTGGTCCTGCTGGCCGCCGCCTTCGGCATGGTCGGCGGACTCCAAGCGGGCGGACGCCTCGCCAGCCCGGCCCGTCTGCCCGTGCTGCTGACCGGCGGTGCCGTTGCCCTCGCCGCCTGTCTTGCCCTCCTCGGGTTCTGCCGCAGTCTGGAGAGCCTCCTGGCGGCGGCGTTCGCCTTCGGCGTCGCGCACGGCGTCCTCGACGTCGCGGCCAATTCCGCGGCGGTCCGCTGCCAGGACGCTCACGGCCGCCCCATCATGGGCCGGCTGCACGCGAGTTACAGCCTCGGCGCCCTCCTCGGTGCCGCGCTGGCCGCGGCCACCGCTCACACCTCACACACCGTTCTGTTTGCCGCGGTGGCAGCTTGCGCCGCTGCGGCGGCAGGCGCGACCACGCGGCTCACCCGCACCGTCGCCAGCCCGGCACTCGAGCCCGTCCACCACGGTGGTGCACTGGGCTCGGACGGGCAGAGGGGGTTGTCCCGGCGCCGATTGTGGCTGCTGGGTGCGCTTGCTGCTGCCACGCTGCTGGGTGAAGGAGCTGCTGCCGACTGGGCGGCTGTCCACCTGCATGACCTCGGCGCGACGGCCGCAACCAGTGCTGCGGCGTATGCCGCCTACAGCGCCGCCATGGCCGCAGGCCGTCTCGCCGGAGACCGGCTCACCGCCCGCTTCGGCGCGATCGGCGTCGTCCGCACTGGTGCCGCACTGGCCGCGCTCGGCCTCGCCACCGGACTGGCCGGCTCCACCATCGCCTTCGCCCTGCTCGGCTGGACGGCCTTCGGCCTGGGGCTGTCCATCACGATCCCCAGCCTGATCACCGCCGCCGGCATCGGCGGCCCCCGCGCGGTCGCCACCGTCGCGGTCACCGGCTACGTCGGCCTGCTCGCGGGCCCCGCCCTGATCGGTGCCCTCGCCACCGTCACCGCTCTGCCGATTGCACTGCTGCTGCCCGCCCTCCTCGCTGGCGCAGTCGCCGCCCTCACCCCCAAAGCCCTGGAGAAACTCACCCCTTGA
- a CDS encoding ATP-grasp domain-containing protein, whose amino-acid sequence MSARPLVLVVSPGDEADRGYCLEQVAAAYDIVLLTGAEPSWEKPHIVDHAVADLNDTTALLSAGRALAERHDLAGVVTWDEWNLVPTARLARALGLAANSVEVMRACRNKATARTLFARHGVPSAASMTARTLREAELATRTLGFPAVIKPAASAGSIGVIRIDRPEELPAAFEFASVGASRSREDKGVLVEEYLDGPEVSVECVTHRGTTTAVAVTRKNLGPAPYFDETGHTVDAADPLLAKVAPTAAAAVKALGITDGVQHVEIRLVGGRSRLIEVNARLGGDMIGHLVRLATGVDLARAAADIACGRAPDLRPTRHQGAAIRFIYPAYSGTLTACRVTKATGGVERVRFQRQVGDPLVLPQDGGDLYTARIGFLITTGPTAAVAEARAQEVYRTLDVQVAPVPPAALTTGEHAA is encoded by the coding sequence TTGTCCGCTCGCCCCCTCGTACTCGTCGTCTCTCCGGGCGATGAGGCGGATCGCGGCTACTGCCTTGAGCAGGTGGCCGCGGCGTACGACATCGTCCTGCTGACCGGTGCCGAGCCGTCGTGGGAGAAGCCGCACATCGTCGACCACGCCGTGGCCGATCTGAACGACACCACCGCGCTCCTCTCCGCCGGCCGGGCTCTGGCGGAACGACACGACCTTGCCGGCGTCGTCACCTGGGACGAATGGAACCTCGTCCCCACCGCCCGCCTTGCCCGCGCGCTCGGTCTGGCCGCGAACTCCGTCGAGGTGATGCGGGCCTGCCGCAACAAGGCCACCGCCCGCACGCTGTTTGCCCGCCACGGAGTGCCGTCGGCAGCGTCGATGACGGCCCGGACCCTGCGGGAGGCTGAACTGGCGACGAGGACCCTCGGCTTCCCCGCCGTCATCAAGCCCGCCGCATCGGCCGGCAGCATCGGCGTGATCCGGATCGACCGGCCCGAAGAGCTGCCCGCCGCCTTCGAGTTCGCCTCTGTCGGCGCAAGCCGGAGCCGCGAGGACAAGGGCGTCCTGGTCGAGGAGTACCTCGACGGGCCGGAGGTCTCCGTCGAATGCGTCACCCACCGCGGCACCACCACCGCCGTCGCCGTGACCCGCAAGAACCTGGGCCCCGCACCCTACTTCGACGAGACCGGCCACACCGTCGACGCCGCCGATCCGCTCCTCGCGAAGGTCGCACCGACCGCCGCTGCTGCCGTCAAGGCCCTGGGAATCACCGACGGCGTGCAGCACGTCGAGATACGACTGGTCGGCGGCCGGTCCCGGCTCATCGAGGTCAACGCACGCCTGGGCGGCGACATGATCGGCCACCTCGTCCGCCTGGCCACCGGCGTCGACCTCGCGCGGGCCGCCGCCGACATCGCCTGCGGACGTGCCCCCGACCTAAGACCCACCCGCCACCAGGGGGCGGCGATCCGTTTCATCTACCCCGCCTACTCCGGCACTCTCACCGCCTGCCGTGTCACGAAGGCGACCGGGGGAGTGGAGCGTGTGCGCTTCCAGCGACAGGTCGGCGACCCGCTCGTACTGCCACAGGACGGCGGCGATCTGTACACCGCCCGTATCGGCTTTCTGATCACCACCGGGCCGACCGCCGCCGTTGCCGAAGCCCGCGCCCAGGAGGTGTACCGCACCCTCGACGTCCAGGTTGCCCCGGTCCCGCCGGCGGCCCTGACTACCGGGGAGCATGCCGCGTGA